One genomic window of Solanum dulcamara chromosome 10, daSolDulc1.2, whole genome shotgun sequence includes the following:
- the LOC129870248 gene encoding uncharacterized protein LOC129870248, translating into MTVKLRFGLQNFLRAKMQSSQVKYISLLSNSIRKNNDFPSKNLAVNHSDPFPKNAVLSHFHLHLQKPIVSAWKKKKASGSVRSTKIMLESAYFIASKLKILPEPLDAILREFGGGNGGGGGGGGFRFGSGGFDGWGRGRSKKKMNWGFGVVSFLILGVGLWLILWKRLENDVFWGFLGLTLFGFSVNVWKRGVLDWALGFCCCAALVGLLLKEDLQKWPSFFGTIKIERKRRRKRRLF; encoded by the coding sequence ATGACCGTAAAGTTGCGGTTTGGTCTTCAAAATTTTCTTAGAGCGAAAATGCAGAGCAGTCAAGTAAAGTATATTTCCCTCTTATCAAATTCAATTCGAAAAAACAACGATTTCCCTTCAAAAAATCTTGCTGTGAACCATTCCGATCCATTTCCCAAAAATGCTGTTCTTTCCCATTTCCATTTGCATTTGCAGAAACCGATTGTATCagcttggaaaaagaaaaaggcatcTGGGTCTGTTAGATCAACCAAAATCATGCTAGAATCAGCTTACTTCATTGCATCAAAGCTCAAGATTTTGCCAGAGCCATTGGACGCCATTTTAAGGGAATTTGGAGGTGGAAATGGTGGAGGTGGAGGTGGAGGTGGGTTTAGGTTCGGGTCGGGTGGTTTTGATGGGTGGGGAAGAGGAAGAAGTAAAAAGAAGATGAATTGGGGATTTGGGGTTGTCTCTTTTTTGATTCTTGGTGTTGGGTTGTGGTTGATTTTATGGAAAAGATTGGAAAATGATGTGTTTTGGGGGTTTTTGGGTTTAACCCTTTTTGGGTTTTCAGTTAATGTTTGGAAAAGAGGGGTTTTGGATTGGGCATTAGGGTTTTGTTGTTGTGCTGCATTGGTAGGTTTGTTGTTGAAAGAAGATTTACAGAAATGGCCTAGTTTTTTTGGTACCATCAAgattgaaagaaaaagaagaaggaaaagaagactcttttaa
- the LOC129870247 gene encoding phosphatidylglycerophosphate phosphatase PTPMT2-like, protein MKIVELDDSLMDGDGKCVNTERRVIVGVDAKRALVGAGARILFYPTLLYNVFRNKIQSEFRWWDQIDQFLLLGAVPFPSDVPRLKQLGVGGVITLNEPYETLVPSSLYHAHGIDHLVIPTRDYLFAPSFVDINRAVDFIHRNASSGLTTYVHCKAGRGRSTTVVLCYLVEYKHMTPAAALEFVRSRRPRVLLAPSQWKAVQEFKQQRVASSPLSSDAVLITKADLEGYHSSSDNSRGKELALVHRIARTQPMIARLSCLFASLKVSGGHGSVTRQLTEARAC, encoded by the exons ATGAAGATAGTGGAATTGGATGACTCGTTAATGGATGGTGATGGTAAGTGTGTGAACACTGAGAGACGGGTGATTGTAGGAGTGGATGCTAAGAGAGCGTTGGTTGGAGCCGGGGCTCGGATCCTCTTCTATCCGACCCTTTTGTACAATGTTTTTCGCAACAAAATTCAGTCAGAGTTCAGATGGTGGGATCAAATTGATCAG TTTCTCCTCCTTGGAGCAGTTCCATTTCCTTCGGATGTCCCTCGGTTGAAGCAGCTTGGCGTTGGTGGTGTAATAACGCTGAATGAACCTTATGAAACTTTGGTACCATCATCATTGTACCAT GCGCATGGGATAGACCATCTCGTTATTCCAACCAGAGATTATCTCTTTGCACCCTCTTTCGTGGATATAAACCGAGCAGTAGATTTTATTCACA GGAATGCATCCAGTGGCCTGACTACTTATGTGCATTGCAAAGCTGGAAGGGGAAGGAGCACAACGGTGGTGCTTTGCTATTTG GTCGAATATAAGCACATGACTCCTGCTGCAGCGCTGGAATTTGTCCGCTCCAGAAGACCTAGAGTTTTATTGGCTCCTTCTCAATGGAAG gctgttcaagaattcaagcagCAGCGAGTGGCATCTTCTCCACTCTCTAGTGATGCTGTGTTGATCACTAAAGCAGATCTTGAAGGTTATCATTCTTCTTCTGACAATAGTCGTGGTAAGGAGCTAGCCCTTGTGCACCGGATCGCAAGAACACAGCCAATGATAGCTCGATTATCCTGCCTCTTTGCGTCACTGAAAGTATCAGGTGGCCATGGATCCGTTACCAGGCAACTGACCGAGGCACGTGCCTGCTAA